In one window of Rhinopithecus roxellana isolate Shanxi Qingling chromosome 15, ASM756505v1, whole genome shotgun sequence DNA:
- the MCAM gene encoding cell surface glycoprotein MUC18 isoform X1 has translation MGLPRLVCAFLLAACCCCPRVAGVPGEAEQPAPELVEVEVGSTALLKCGLSQSQGNLSHVDWFSVHKEKRIPIFRVRQGQGQSEPGEYQHRLSLQDRGATLALTQVTPHDERIFLCQGKRPRSQEHRIQLRVYKAPEEPNIQVNALGIPVDSKEPEEVATCVGRNGYPIPQVIWYKNGRPLKEEKNRVHIQSSQTVESSGLYTLQSILKAQLVKEDKDAQFYCELNYRLPSGNHMKESREVTVPVFYPTEKVWLEVEPVGMLKEGDRVEIRCLADGNPPPHFSISKQNPSTREAEEETTNDNGVLVLEPAQKEHSGLYECQGLDLDTMISLPSEPQELLVNYVSDVRVSPAAPERQEGSSLTLTCEAESSQDLEFQWLREETGQVLERGPVLQLHDLKREAGGGYRCVASVPSIPGLNRTQLVNVAVFGPPWMAFKERKVWVKENMMLNLSCEASGHPRPTISWNVNGTTSEQDQDPQRVLSTLNVLVTPELLETGVECTASSDLGKNTSILFLELVNLTTLTPDSNTTTGLSTSTASPHTRANSTSTERKLPEPESQGVVIVAVIVCILVLAVLGAVLYFLYKKGKLPCGRSGKQEITLPPSRKSEFVVEVKSDKLPEEMGLLQGSSGDKRAPGDQGEKYIDLRH, from the exons ATGgggcttcccaggctggtctgcgcCTTCTTGCTCGCCGCCTGCTGCTGCTGTCCTCGCGTCGCGG GTGTGCCCGGAGAGGCTGAGCAACCTGCGCCTGAGCTGGTGGAGGTGGAAGTGGGCAGCACAGCCCTTCTGAAGTGCGGCCTCTCCCAGTCCCAAGGCAACCTCAGCCATGTCGACTGGTTTTCT GTCCACAAGGAGAAGCGGATACCCATCTTCCGTGTgcgccagggccagggccagagtGAACCTGGGGAGTACCAGCACCGGCTCAGCCTCCAGGACAGAGGGGCTACTCTGGCCCTGACTCAAGTCACCCCCCACGACGAGCGCATCTTCTTGTGCCAGGGCAAGCGCCCTCGGTCCCAGGAGCACCGCATCCAACTCCGCGTCTACA AAGCTCCAGAGGAGCCAAACATCCAGGTCAACGCCCTGGGCATCCCTGTGGACAGTAAGGAGCCTGAGGAG GTCGCTACCTGTGTAGGGAGGAACGGGTACCCCATTCCTCAAGTCATCTGGTACAAGAACGGCCGGCCTCTGAAGGAGGAGAAGAACC GGGTCCACATTCAGTCGTCCCAGACTGTGGAGTCGAGTGGTTTGTACACCTTGCAGAGTATTCTGAAGGCACAGCTGGTTaaagaagacaaagatgcccagTTTTACTGTGAGCTCAACTACCGGCTGCCCAGTGGGAACCACATGAAGGAGTCCAGGGAAGTCACTGTCCCTGTTTTCT ACCCGACAGAAAAAGTGTGGTTGGAAGTGGAGCCCGTGGGAATGCTGAAGGAAGGGGACCGCGTGGAAATCAGGTGTTTGGCTGATGGCAACCCTCCACCGCACTTCAGCATCAGCAAGCAG AACCCCAgcaccagggaggcagaagaagAGACAACCAACGACAACGGGGTCCTGGTGCTGGAGCCCGCCCAGAAGGAACACAGTGGGCTCTATGAATGTCAGGGCCTGGACTTGGACACCATGATATCGCTGCCGAGTGAACCACAGGAACTACTGGTGAACT ATGTATCTGACGTCCGAGTGAGTCCCGCAGCCCCTGAGAGACAGGAAGGCAGCAGCCTCACCCTGACTTGTGAGGCAGAGAGTAGCCAGGACCTCGAGTTCCAGTGGCTGAGAGAAGAG ACAGGCCAGGTGCTGGAAAGGGGGCCTGTGCTCCAGTTGCATGACCTGAAACGGGAGGCAGGAGGCGGCTACCGCTGTGTGGCCTCCGTGCCCAGCATACCCGGCCTGAACCGCACACAGCTGGTCAATGTGGCCGTTTTTG GTCCCCCTTGGATGGCATTCAAGGAGAGGAAGGTGTGGGTGAAAGAGAATATGATGTTGAATCTGTCTTGTGAAGCATCAGGGCACCCCCGGCCCACCATCTCCTGGAACGTCAACGGCACG ACAAGTGAACAAGACCAAGATCCACAGCGAGTCCTGAGCACCCTGAATGTCCTCGTGACCCCAGAGCTGTTGGAGACAGGTGTTGAATGCACGGCCTCCAGCGACCTGGGCAAAAACACCAGCATCCTCTTCCTGGAGCTGG tCAATTTAACCACCCTCACACCAGACTCCAACACAACCACTGGCCTCAGCACTTCCACAGCCAGTCCTCATACCAGAGCCAACAGCACCTCCACAG AGAGAAAGTTGCCAGAGCCGGAGAGCCAGGGCGTGGTCATCGTGGCTGTGATTGTGTGCATCCTGGTCCTGGCAGTGCTGGGTGCTGTCCTCTATTTCCTCTATAAGAAGGGCAAGCTGCCGTGCGGGCGCTCAGGCAAGCAGGAGAT cacaCTGCCCCCGTCTCGTAAGAGTGAATTTGTAGTTGAAGTTAAGTCAGATAAGCTCCCAGAAGAGATGGGCCTCCTGCAGGGCAGCAGCGGTGACAAGAGGGCTCCAGGAGACCAG GGAGAGAAATACATCGATCTGAGGCATTAG
- the MCAM gene encoding cell surface glycoprotein MUC18 isoform X2 — translation MGLPRLVCAFLLAACCCCPRVAGVPGEAEQPAPELVEVEVGSTALLKCGLSQSQGNLSHVDWFSVHKEKRIPIFRVRQGQGQSEPGEYQHRLSLQDRGATLALTQVTPHDERIFLCQGKRPRSQEHRIQLRVYKAPEEPNIQVNALGIPVDSKEPEEVATCVGRNGYPIPQVIWYKNGRPLKEEKNRVHIQSSQTVESSGLYTLQSILKAQLVKEDKDAQFYCELNYRLPSGNHMKESREVTVPVFYPTEKVWLEVEPVGMLKEGDRVEIRCLADGNPPPHFSISKQNPSTREAEEETTNDNGVLVLEPAQKEHSGLYECQGLDLDTMISLPSEPQELLVNYVSDVRVSPAAPERQEGSSLTLTCEAESSQDLEFQWLREETGQVLERGPVLQLHDLKREAGGGYRCVASVPSIPGLNRTQLVNVAVFGPPWMAFKERKVWVKENMMLNLSCEASGHPRPTISWNVNGTTSEQDQDPQRVLSTLNVLVTPELLETGVECTASSDLGKNTSILFLELVNLTTLTPDSNTTTGLSTSTASPHTRANSTSTERKLPEPESQGVVIVAVIVCILVLAVLGAVLYFLYKKGKLPCGRSGKQEMERNTSI, via the exons ATGgggcttcccaggctggtctgcgcCTTCTTGCTCGCCGCCTGCTGCTGCTGTCCTCGCGTCGCGG GTGTGCCCGGAGAGGCTGAGCAACCTGCGCCTGAGCTGGTGGAGGTGGAAGTGGGCAGCACAGCCCTTCTGAAGTGCGGCCTCTCCCAGTCCCAAGGCAACCTCAGCCATGTCGACTGGTTTTCT GTCCACAAGGAGAAGCGGATACCCATCTTCCGTGTgcgccagggccagggccagagtGAACCTGGGGAGTACCAGCACCGGCTCAGCCTCCAGGACAGAGGGGCTACTCTGGCCCTGACTCAAGTCACCCCCCACGACGAGCGCATCTTCTTGTGCCAGGGCAAGCGCCCTCGGTCCCAGGAGCACCGCATCCAACTCCGCGTCTACA AAGCTCCAGAGGAGCCAAACATCCAGGTCAACGCCCTGGGCATCCCTGTGGACAGTAAGGAGCCTGAGGAG GTCGCTACCTGTGTAGGGAGGAACGGGTACCCCATTCCTCAAGTCATCTGGTACAAGAACGGCCGGCCTCTGAAGGAGGAGAAGAACC GGGTCCACATTCAGTCGTCCCAGACTGTGGAGTCGAGTGGTTTGTACACCTTGCAGAGTATTCTGAAGGCACAGCTGGTTaaagaagacaaagatgcccagTTTTACTGTGAGCTCAACTACCGGCTGCCCAGTGGGAACCACATGAAGGAGTCCAGGGAAGTCACTGTCCCTGTTTTCT ACCCGACAGAAAAAGTGTGGTTGGAAGTGGAGCCCGTGGGAATGCTGAAGGAAGGGGACCGCGTGGAAATCAGGTGTTTGGCTGATGGCAACCCTCCACCGCACTTCAGCATCAGCAAGCAG AACCCCAgcaccagggaggcagaagaagAGACAACCAACGACAACGGGGTCCTGGTGCTGGAGCCCGCCCAGAAGGAACACAGTGGGCTCTATGAATGTCAGGGCCTGGACTTGGACACCATGATATCGCTGCCGAGTGAACCACAGGAACTACTGGTGAACT ATGTATCTGACGTCCGAGTGAGTCCCGCAGCCCCTGAGAGACAGGAAGGCAGCAGCCTCACCCTGACTTGTGAGGCAGAGAGTAGCCAGGACCTCGAGTTCCAGTGGCTGAGAGAAGAG ACAGGCCAGGTGCTGGAAAGGGGGCCTGTGCTCCAGTTGCATGACCTGAAACGGGAGGCAGGAGGCGGCTACCGCTGTGTGGCCTCCGTGCCCAGCATACCCGGCCTGAACCGCACACAGCTGGTCAATGTGGCCGTTTTTG GTCCCCCTTGGATGGCATTCAAGGAGAGGAAGGTGTGGGTGAAAGAGAATATGATGTTGAATCTGTCTTGTGAAGCATCAGGGCACCCCCGGCCCACCATCTCCTGGAACGTCAACGGCACG ACAAGTGAACAAGACCAAGATCCACAGCGAGTCCTGAGCACCCTGAATGTCCTCGTGACCCCAGAGCTGTTGGAGACAGGTGTTGAATGCACGGCCTCCAGCGACCTGGGCAAAAACACCAGCATCCTCTTCCTGGAGCTGG tCAATTTAACCACCCTCACACCAGACTCCAACACAACCACTGGCCTCAGCACTTCCACAGCCAGTCCTCATACCAGAGCCAACAGCACCTCCACAG AGAGAAAGTTGCCAGAGCCGGAGAGCCAGGGCGTGGTCATCGTGGCTGTGATTGTGTGCATCCTGGTCCTGGCAGTGCTGGGTGCTGTCCTCTATTTCCTCTATAAGAAGGGCAAGCTGCCGTGCGGGCGCTCAGGCAAGCAGGAGAT GGAGAGAAATACATCGATCTGA